The DNA region GCGCCCTTCACCAACTTTCTTGGCATCGACATAGAGCGTCGCGGTACCGCCCTTGCCGAGCCCGCCGCCGTCATACGCGAATTCCATGCGCACCTGGTGGGCGCCGGGCGGCAGCTTCGAGGCCGACGTCACGTCGAACTGCATGAGGCCAATGAAGTTGTAGTGGTATCTCAGCTTCCCTTCATGCACGTAGAGGCTCCAGCCGCCAAAATTGCCGCCATGCGCGGCAATCACGCCGTTCGCGCCAACCTCCGGCACTTCGATATCCGCGGTGACCGCGTGCGATTTGTTTTTGATGTTGATGACCGAATTCTCAGAGATACGCCGCATTCCCGGAAAAAATATCTGAGTATTGCCATGCACGACCAACGGGCGGCCCGCGATGTCCGGGTTCGTCCGCTCCGCCTTGCGATCGTCAAGCGGAAACACGTTGTACTTCGACGCCTCCAGGTCGAAGAAGCGCTTCAGCTCGGCGACCTTCTCGGGCATCTCTTTGGCGAGATCGCGCGCCTGCGACCAATCCTTGGTCGTATCGTAAAGTTCCCACACGTCATCGCTGAGCGGCGGCTGCTTTCCCACGACTACCCACGGCAGGTTCCCGTGACGGGTGACGGCGGTCCAACCCTTGTGGTAGATGCCGCGGTTGCAGACCATCTCGAAGTACTGTGTCTCGTGCCGTTCCGCCGCCTTCGCATCGTCGAACGAGTACGCCATGCTGACGCCGTGCAGCGGCTCCTGCATCACGCCATTTACGAGTGTAGGAGTCGGCAGCTTCGCCGCTTCGAGGATGGTGGGCGCAATGTCGATCACGTGGTGAAACTGTGAGCGGATCTCGCCCTTCGCTTTGAAACCATTCGGCCAGTGGACGATCGTGCCGTTGCGCGTGCCGCCAAAATGCGACGCGACTTGCTTGGTCCACTGATAAGGCGTGTCCATCGCGTGGGCCCAGCCTACGGCGTAGTGGTTGTTCGCCTTCCGCGATCCGAGATCGTCGATGTGCTGGATCATCAGCTCCGGCGT from Terriglobia bacterium includes:
- a CDS encoding sulfatase-like hydrolase/transferase; this encodes TGSGFEHFYGFIGGENNQYYPALYDGTTPIEPERTPEEGYHLMEDLADKAIGWMRQQKAIGPDKPFFLYFAPGATHAPHHVPKNWIAKYKGKFDQGWDKLRDETFARQKKLGVIPPACELTKRPDQIPAWDKTEERLRPVLAREMEIYAGYLEFADYHVGRVIDAAADLKILDDTLIYYIIGDNGASAEGSLIGAFNDKTAGEAPDLSTPELMIQHIDDLGSRKANNHYAVGWAHAMDTPYQWTKQVASHFGGTRNGTIVHWPNGFKAKGEIRSQFHHVIDIAPTILEAAKLPTPTLVNGVMQEPLHGVSMAYSFDDAKAAERHETQYFEMVCNRGIYHKGWTAVTRHGNLPWVVVGKQPPLSDDVWELYDTTKDWSQARDLAKEMPEKVAELKRFFDLEASKYNVFPLDDRKAERTNPDIAGRPLVVHGNTQIFFPGMRRISENSVINIKNKSHAVTADIEVPEVGANGVIAAHGGNFGGWSLYVHEGKLRYHYNFIGLMQFDVTSASKLPPGAHQVRMEFAYDGGGLGKGGTATLYVDAKKVGEGRIGRTHAFFFSMDETMEVGCDVGEPVSEDYGPRGNEFSGKIKWVQIDIDAAAKDVDHMLGAEERFQIAMARQ